One part of the Rutidosis leptorrhynchoides isolate AG116_Rl617_1_P2 chromosome 1, CSIRO_AGI_Rlap_v1, whole genome shotgun sequence genome encodes these proteins:
- the LOC139880025 gene encoding sm-like protein LSM5, whose translation MAHNPSQLLPSELIDRCIGSKIWVIMKGDKELVGTLKGFDVYVNMVLEDVTEYEITPEGRRITKLDQILLNGNNIAILVPGGSPDDPE comes from the exons ATGGCGCACAATCCTTCACAGCTACTTCCCTCAG AGTTGATAGATCGATGTATAGGCTCAAAAATATGGGTGATAATGAAAGGAGATAAGGAGCTGGTTGGTACTCTCAAGGGTTTCGATGTTTACGTCAACATGGTTCTTGAAGACGTCACTGAATA TGAAATCACACCTGAGGGGCGTCGGATTACAAAGCTTGACCAGATTCTGCTCAATGGAAATAACATAGCAATC TTGGTTCCGGGTGGTTCTCCAGATGATCCAGAATGA